Proteins encoded together in one Coffea arabica cultivar ET-39 chromosome 2c, Coffea Arabica ET-39 HiFi, whole genome shotgun sequence window:
- the LOC113720197 gene encoding short-chain dehydrogenase TIC 32, chloroplastic produces the protein MWLCNTKGSSGFSSSSTAEEVTEGIDASGLTAIVTGASSGIGTETARVLALRGVHVTIAVRNMAAGQKVREAIVKEIPEAKIDVMELDLCSKASVRRFASEFNSLGHPLNILINNAGIMGAPFKLSQDNIELQFATNHLGHFLLTNLLLDTMKKTYYKSKKEGRIVNVSSDAHRYTYREGIRFDRISDEKGYSNFFAYCQSKLANLLHSYELARRFKEEGVEITANSVHPGVIISNVFHRRGCCIGLANKLDKFVFKTLQQGASTTCYAALHPQVKGISGAYFRNNNIAKASSKAMDADLASRLWEFSLNLVKQNGDDS, from the exons ATGTGGTTGTGCAACACAAAAGGGTCGTCTGGATTTTCATCCTCTTCCACCGCGGAAGAAGTCACTGAGGGCATTGACGCCTCTGGTCTCACTGCCATTGTCACTG GTGCATCAAGTGGCATTGGTACTGAAACGGCCCGTGTTCTTGCACTGCGTGGAGTCCATGTCACAATTGCAGTCAGAAACATGGCTGCAGGCCAAAAGGTTAGAGAAGCCATTGTGAAGGAAATCCCTGAAGCCAAGATCGATGTCATGGAGTTGGATCTTTGTTCAAAGGCATCTGTAAGAAGATTTGCATCAGAGTTTAATTCGTTGGGTCATCCCTTGAATATCCTAAT TAATAATG caggaATCATGGGTGCCCCTTTCAAGCTATCCCAGGACAACATAGAATTACAGTTTGCCACGAATCATTTAG GTCATTTTCTTTTAACGAACCTGTTGCTGGACACCATGAAGAAAACGTATTACAAAAGTAAGAAAGAGGGGAGGATAGTCAACGTTTCATCAGATGCTCACCGCTACACATATCGTGAAGGTATTCGTTTCGATAGGATCAGTGATGAAAAAGG ATACAGTAACTTCTTTGCTTATTGTCAATCAAAGCTCGCTAATCTACTGCACTCCTATGAGCTAGCCAGACGCTTTAAG GAAGAAGGGGTGGAAATAACCGCCAACTCTGTTCATCCAGGAGTGATTATCAGCAATGTTTTCCATCGTCGAGGCTGCTGTATAG GTCTTGCCAATAAGCTCGACAAATTTGTGTTTAAGACTCTTCAACAA GGAGCTTCGACAACCTGCTATGCAGCATTGCATCCGCAAGTCAAGGGAATTAGCGGTGCATATTTTCGGAACAACAACATAGCCAAAGCTAGCTCAAAGGCCATGGACGCAGATTTGGCTAGCAGACTCTGGGAGTTTAGCTTGAACCTGGTAAAGCAAAATGGAGATGATTCCTGA